CATTATACCTTGAAACAGCATGTGAGAATGCAAATACACCAGTGGTTGCAGCATTTGGAGCAGCAGTGATATCAAGCCAGAATAACAGAACTTTTGGCGGAAATAATGTAATCGCTAGTGCAAGTACTGGAGCAGCTACATATCAGCAGTTTAAAGTATCCAAAAGAGGAGTTGCAGCGATCGCAGTTTATAAAGAAAATTCAGCGGGAAATGTTTCTAGTGTTACATATTCTGTTCAGAAATTAAGTGGAAAGACATGGAAAACTGTAGCAACCGGATTATCGGGTGCAGCAAAAAATAACTATGTAGTAACAACAGGACTTGCTGCAGGGACTTATCGTGTCGTTGTAAATGCGGCATCTGGAGAGATCCTTTATTTCATCAATGCAAATCAAAAAGCATCTGACAGTTATGGAACATCTAAGAAAAAAGCAAAAGAGATCAAGCGTAAGAAATCCAAGAAGCAGGTATTCTTGTCTAATGAAAGTACAAGTAAAACACACTGGTATAAGATCAAAGTTAAGAAGACTGGAATGACATATATCGATATCACAGGACTTGGAAATAAAAGCAAGATTTCTGTAACAGTCACAGGAGCAGCAAGATTAAAAAATAAAACAATATCAAAAGGTTTCCGTATCTATGGAAAGGCAAAAAAAGGAACTTACTATATTAAGATCAAAAAAGGATCCAAAGGTACAAGTGGATATCAGGTAAAATACACTAAATAATAATTCCTTCATATTTGTTTATACTTTCTTTAGAAATGTTTAGAAACAGAATATTGAATGAAGAGAGGATCCTGATATAATAAAGACATAGTTTTTCATATATATTTTTAATCCTCTCTTTTTGAAAATAAGTACCGTATCAGCCGAGATGTTGATGCGGTATTATTTCGTTTTATATGTAAAGAAACAAGATTGTATTGTAAAAAAAACGAAAAATCTATTGACGGACCAACATATGGATGATATGATAAACACGCTAGACTTTAGCGTTGGAAGAAGGTCTTTTTTTTATGCCTTATTTTAATGAACAACAAACAAAATGGAGGTGGAAGTTGTGCGCACAAGAGTAACATTAGAATGTACAGAATGTAAACAGCGTAATTACAACATGACAAAGGATAAGAAAACTCATCCTGAACGCATGGAAACAAAAAAATATTGCAAATTCTGTAAAACTCACACATTACACAAAGAAACAAAATAATTTCCGGTAATTCCCTTTGAGAGAAAAGGAAGTGAAAACATGGAGAAAACTAACAAAGCAAAGAAACCAAGTTGGTTCAAAGAGTTAAAAGCTGAATTTAACAGAATTATCTGGCCAACGAAAGAAAGAATTGCAAAAGAAACAGCAGTTGTAGTGATCTGTGCTATTATTATCGGAGTCATTGTTGCAGTTCTTGATGTTGGAATCCAGTATGGAATTCAGGCATTGGTTGGATAGAAGTAAGGAGATTTTATGGCAGAGGCAAATTGGTATGTTGTTCACACCTACTCAGGTTATGAAAATAAAGTAAAAGTGGATATTGAGAAAACCATCGAGAACCGTAAGCTTCAGGATGAGATCTTGGAAGTCCGCGTACCACTTGAAGACGTGGTAGAGATGAGAAACGGTGTGAAGAAACAAGTTTCAAGAAAAATGTTCCCAGGTTATGTTCTGATCCATATGATCATGAACGACGACACATGGTATGTGGTTCGTAACACAAGAGGTGTTACAGGATTCGTAGGACCTGGATCAAAACCAGTACCGCTGACTCCTGCAGAGATGAAACCATTAGGAATCCAGATTGGAGGAGAACAGCAAGAAACACCAGCAAGAGAGAAGATTGAACTTGATATCGAAGTTGGTGATATGATCGTTGTGACTTCCGGTGCTTGGGAAGGAACAACAAGTGCGGTTACTGCAATCAATGAAAGCAAACAGACAGTAACTATTGAAGTCGAGATGTTCGGAAGAGCAACTTCAGTAGAAATTGATTTCTTAGATATTAAGAAAGCGTAACGAAGAATAAGAATAGAGAATCTTATTTGAAACAAAGTGGGAGGGCTATCCCGTAATTACCACAATAATCAGGAGGTTAACGATTATGGCAAAGAAAGTAGAAGGTTATATCAAACTTCAGATTCCAGCAGGAAAGGCAACACCAGCACCACCCGTTGGACCAGCACTTGGACAGCACGGAGTAAACATTGTACAGTTTACAAAAGAATTTAATGCAAGAACAGCTGATCAGGGAGACATGATCATCCCTGTAGTAATCACTGTATATCAGGATAGAAGCTTCAGCTTCATCACAAAGACTCCACCAGCAGCAGTTTTATTAAAGAAAGCTTGCAAAATCCAGTCTGGATCAGGAGAACCTAACAGAACTAAAGTAGCTACTATTTCTAAAGCAGATCTTCAGCAGATCGCTGAAACAAAGATGAAAGACTTAAACGCAGCTTCTATCGAAGCAGCAATGAGCATGATCGCCGGTACTGCAAGAAGTATGGGAATCACAGTAGAAGAGTAATCACAAATTTGAAACGAAAGTGGGAGGGTGAACTCCCGATATTACCACAGGAGGTATTTTAGAATGAAAAAAGGTAAGAGATACGCAGAGCTTACAAAATTAGTGGACAGAACAAACAATTATGATCCACAGGAAGCAGTTGCTTTAGTAAAAAAATTAGCAAACGCTAAATTTGACGAAACAATCGAAGCACATATCCGTCTTGGTGTAGATGGACGTCAGGCAGACCAGCAGATCCGTGGAGCAGTTGTACTTCCACACGGAACTGGTAAAGAAGTTAAAGTTCTTGTATTCGCTAAAGATGCAAAAGCTGAAGAAGCGAAAGCAGCAGGAGCAGAATTCGTAGGAGCAGAAGAATTAATTCCTAAGATCCAGAAAGAAAACTGGTATGACTTCGACGTAGTAGTAGCTACTCCAGACATGATGGGTGTAGTAGGTCGTTTAGGACGTGACTTAGGACCTAAAGGTTTAATGCCTAACCCTAAAGCCGGAACTGTAACAATGGACGTTGCGAATGCCATTAAAGAAATCAAAGCAGGTAAGATCGAATATAGATTAGATAAATCCAACATCATTCATGTACCAGTTGGAAAAGCTTCTTTCACAGAAGAACAGTTAGCGGACAACTTCCAGACGTTAATCGATGCAATCGTAAAAGCAAAACCTGCAGCAGCAAAAGGTCAGTATTTTAGAAACGTAACAATTACTTCTACAATGGGACCTGGAGTGAAAATTGATACAACAAAATTTGCTTAATATTTAACTTTAAGCGGGGTCAGTCTCATGTAGTCTGACCCCAGATTTATGCAAAATCCTATGTTGCCATATGGGAATTGCATAAAAATAAAAACATTTCAAAAAAAGTAAAAAAACATTTGACATATATATAAATGTCGTGTATTATATGTAAAGTATTACTGCCGAAGACAGCAGGTGCCGCAAGGCGCAACGTAGAACAACCTGCCGAGGAGAGTATTAGTGAATATGCTAATTAACACTCTATGTCTGTGCGGATATAGAGTTTTCTTTTTATATGTGCGGTGGTACACAAAATAAATCAAGGAGGTGCACCATTTCAATGGCAAAAGTTGAGTTAAAACAACCAGTAGTAAACGAAATTAAAGAATTACTTACAGATGCTCAGTCAGCAGTATTAGTTTCTTACCGCGGAATCACTGTAGAACAGGATACAGCAATGCGTAAAGAATTAAGAGAAGCTGATGTAGAATACAAAGTATATAAGAATACAATGATTCGTTTTGCAATCCAGGGAACAGAATTTGAAGCATTAGCTGATGATTTAAAAGGACCTACAGCAATCGCTGTTTCTAAAACAGATGCTACAGCTCCTGCAAGAATCCTTGCAAAACACGCTAAGAACATCGAAGTATTAGAAATGAAATCTGGTGTTGTAGAAGGAACATTCTATGACAAAGATGGTATCCAGGTTATCGCAAGCATCCCATCAAGAGACGAATTACTTGCGAAATTCCTTGGAAGCATTCAGTCCCCAATTACAAACTTTGCTCGTGTTATTAAGCAGATCGCTGAAAAAGACGGAGAAGGGGCTGCAGCTGAGTAAGATCAGTTATCAGTAAATTTAAAATATTAGGAGGAAATTATAATGACAACTCAGGAAATTATTGAAGTTATCAAAGGTTTATCAGTATTAGAATTAAACGATTTAGTAAAAGCTTGTGAAGAAGAATTTGGAGTATCTGCAGCAGCAGGTGTTGTAGTAGCAGCAGCTGGAGCTGAAGGTGGAGCAGAAGAAAAAGACGAATTCGACGTAGAATTAACAGAAGTTGGTGGAGCTAAAGTTAAAGTCATCAAAGCTGTTCGTGAAGTAACAGGATTAGGATTAAAAGAAGCTAAAGAATTAGTTGATGGAGCTCCTAAAGTAATTAAAGAAGGTGCATCTAAAGCAGAAGCTGAAGACATCAAAGCTAAATTAGAAGAACAGGGAGCTAAAGTAACTCTTAAATAATTAAGAGATTTACTCCAGTAGATTTTCTATAAAGTATATGAAACTGTCACATTGGTGGAAACTAGTGTGGCAGTTTTTTTACTTTATATGGATCATAAGAAACTTCGATGGAATCCTCTATGAAATAAAATATTTCTAAGCTTTTATAATCGTATATTTGATGATAGAATAGGAGAGTAAAATCATACGAAAGGAGTATTCGACAATTATGAAATTAGTAATTATTGAACCACTAGGTGTGGAAGAAGAGAAATTGATGGAAATCGCACATAAGGCATTGCCAGATTCTGTCGAGATCGTATCTTACCAGACCAAAGTAACTGACACAGAAAGCCTGATCGAACGTGGAAAGGATGCGGACATTATTATGGTTGCAAACCTGCCATTGAATGCTGAAGTCATCAAAGGCTGCAAAAACCTTAAGATGTTGGCGGTAGCATTTACAGGGATCGATCATATTGCTATGGCTGCATGCAAAGAACAGGGGATTACAGTATGCAACTGTGCAGGCTATTCAAATGCTGCAGTTTCAGATCTTGTCTTTGGACTTTTAATCTCACTGTATCGAAATATCATTTCTTGCGATCAGGTAGTCCGAGAAGAAGGAACCAAGGATGGTCTGGTTGGCTTTGAACTGGAAGGAAAGAAATTTGGTGTGATCGGAACCGGAGCGATCGGAACCAGAGTTGCGAAGATCGCCCAGGCATTTGGATGTGAAGTTTACGCATATTCAAGGACAGTAAAAGATCTTCCAGGAATTCAATTTGTAGGGTTAGAAGAACTTTTATATAATTGTGATATCATTTCATTGCATGTACCTTTAAATGAATCAACAAAAGGTTTGATCGGTAAAGATGAAATCGCATTGATGAAACCAGATGCAGTTTTGATCAACACGGCAAGAGGTCCGGTTGTTGATAGTGAAGCATTAGCTGAAGCACTCAATAACGGTAAGATTGCAGGAGCAGCCGTTGATGTCTTTGAGAATGAACCGCCGGTATCAAAAGATCATCCACTCTTACATGCAAAGAATCTGATCGCGACACCACACGTTGCATTTGCAACAAAAGAAGCATTGGTAAAACGTGCGATCATTGATTTTGATAATGTGAAATGTTGGATGGAAGGAAAACCAGTCAATGTAATGAATTAAATTTTGTAAATAGTCGAATATACATTAAGAGAAACAAGATAAATGGGGAAAAATAAAGTGGAAAAAGTGATGAAAAAGCTGTGCGTATGTACGCTTTCAGTGGTTATAGGAATGTTATCGATTCAGATCATGCCCGTATCAGCAGCAAGTAAGACTGGCATGGGAAAGATAACGAATAAGATAAACAAAGCAGGATATAATTTATGGGGCGGATACGATTCACCGGAAGAAGCAGCAACATATGATATTGATTTCTATGATTCTGGCATCAATGCAGGTGTTGCTGTTGGCGGAAATATTTCATTAAAATATAACGATTCTTATGATTATGGAGATAATCTGAAATATAACTGGCAGATCGTCAATGGAAATGATCATATTGCGATGGAGGTATCAGCAGATCAGAAGACTGCAAGGATTACAGGAAGATCCATAGGAGATGCAACAGTCCGATTAAATATCATAACAGATGAAGGAACAGAATATCAAAGTATTGAAACAAAAGAAATGCATATCCAGATTTCCAATCCGAGATTAAAGAATAACAAACTTGCAACGGTTCTTTATAACGAAGGGAAAGTTGAATTAGAAGGCAACTCGGCGAATGGACAAGAACGCATTATCTATCGAGCAGATAATAACCATAATTTTTATGTATCGGATGATGGGACATTTTACGGATATGCAAAACAAACCAGAAAGATATACGTATATGTAGATGGAATTTGTCTGGAAGCAACTGTAAAGTGCACAGATCCACAATATAGAGCCAGTTGTATTCTGAAAAAAGGGCAAAAAGTATCTTACAAAGTATCAGGAGCCAGCGGATATACACCAGTTACATATAAAGTTGGAAATACAAAATATGCATCTGTATCATCAAATGGATTAACAAAAGGAAAAAAATACGGAAGGACAACCTTAACGATCAGTGCTGATAATGCGAGTGTATCTTTTAATATTTATATCTTAAAATCCAAAGTATACAAAGGAGTCAGTAAAGCTCAAGCGATCTGTAAGACAAAACCAAGATACAGTCAGGCAAAACGAATGCGGAAAGATTATGTAGACTGCAGTTCTTTTGTGTGGAAATCTTATAAACCATATGGTGTGAATTTTGGAAGTAAGAGCTATGCACCAACAGCTGCAGATATTGCTAAATGGTGTGGAAAAAAGAAGAAATTATTAAAACTTTCTACATATAACGGAAAATCAGACAGATTACTTCCGGGAGATCTAATCTTTTACCGTAAACGAAGTGGAAAGAATGGAAGATATAAAAATATCGACCATATCGCCATGTATGTTGGAAATGACACGATCGTACATGCAGATGGAAGCAGTGTGTCTTACAGCTATCCATGGTACCGCAAAGTTGCAGCAATCGCCAGACCAGTAAAATAAAAGAAAAATATAAAGATAAAGAAGTACAAAAGGCAGATAACAAGGATACAAAATTCTTGCTATCTGCCTTTTAGGATGGTACAATATTGATGTAACTGAAATGGGAGCTTAAAAGGTGATACCTTAGCTGAGAGGAAACGAGAGTTTCGACCATGGACCTGATACGGATAATGCCGTCGTAGGGATTTGGATGCTATGAATACAAGACGAACTGTAAAGCAGCATCACAGGCTTTTTAAAGTTTGTCTTTTTTTATCTCAACAAGACAGAATGATGATAAAATAAACAAAACCGAATAAGAGTCTCCCAAAATCTTATATTTTGGAGGTTTTCAATCATGAAGTACACAACACAGATGAATGCAGCAAGACAGGGAATTGTAACGAAAGAGATGGAAGCAGTTGCTGCCTATGAAGGAATTGACGTGAAAGACCTTATGGCAGAAGTTGCAGCTGGAACTATTGTCATCCCTGCAAACAAGAACCACAAGTGTTTAAAGCCATTTGGAATCGGGAATTCTTTGAAGACAAAGATCAATGTAAACCTTGGAACATCCAGAGACTGTCTAAACTTAGATGTTGAGATGGAGAAAGTTAATAAAGCCGTAGAGATGGGTGCAGAAGCTATCATGGATCTTTCTTCTTTTGGACATACTCATGTATTTCGTAAGAAACTTGTCGATGAATGTCCAGCAATCCTTGGTACCGTGCCTATTTACGATGCGATTGTTTATTACAATAAAGCATTAAAGGATATCACGTCTCGTGAATGGATCGATGTTTTTAAGATGCATGCAGAAGATGGTGTAGATTTTATGACGATCCATTGTGGGATCAACCGAAACACAGCGGAACGTTTTAAGGCAATGAAACGTAAGATGAACATTGTGTCTCGTGGTGGTTCTCTGATCTTTGCATGGATGGAAGCAACAGGCAATGAGAATCCATTCTTCGAATACTATGATGAAATCCTTGATATCTGTAACGAATATGATGTAACGCTAAGCCTTGGCGATGCATGTCGTCCAGGATGCCTTGCTGATGCAAGTGACATTTCACAGATCGAAGAATTAGTAACATTAGGAGAATTAACAGCACGTGCATGGAAGAAGGATGTACAGGTTATGATCGAAGGACCTGGACATATGCCAATGGATCAGATTCAGGCGAATATGAAGATCCAGCAGACGATCTGTCATGGAGCACCATTTTATGTTCTTGGACCTCTGGTAACAGATATTGCACCTGGATATGACCATATCACATCTGCAATTGGTGGAGCGATCGCTGCAGCTTCTGGAGCAAGCTTCTTATGTTATGTAACACCAGCAGAACATCTGCGTCTTCCAAATGTCGATGATGTGAAAGAAGGAATCATGGCTTCCAAGATCGCAGCACATGCAGCAGATATTGCCAAAGGTGTAAAAGGCGCTATGGATTGGGATAACCAGATGGCAGCTGCGAGACAGAAACTTGACTGGGAGAAACAGTTCGAACTTGCTCTTGATCCTGAAAAGGCAAGAAGATACCGTGCAGAATCAACACCAGAGAGAGAAGATACATGTACAATGTGTGGAAAGATGTGTTCTGTACGTAATATGAATGCCGTCCTTGCCGGAGAAGATGTGGACGTCATCTAAATAGAATTCAGCATCCAGGCTGGGAATCCTGCCATGCAGGATTCATATCTAAGATCTCCGGCAGAGCCAGATACATATCCTTACGTATCTGAATATATATGAAAGAAGGTACTTAATATTATGAGTAATGAAAGAAGTGGATTCTCGAGCCGTTTAGGGTTCGTTCTTGCAACGGCTGGGTCTGCTGTAGGTCTTGGAAACATCTGGAGATTTCCATATCTTGCAGCCAAGTATGGCGGAGGAACATTTTTATTAACTTATCTGATCCTTACATTAACATTTGGATTTTCACTGATGATCACAGAAGTTGCCCTTGGAAGAAAGGCAGGAACCAGTGCGATCCGTGCATTTGGACACTTTAGCAAGAAGCATACATTTATCGGATATCTTACAACGATCATTCCGTTTATTATCTTCCCGTACTACTGTGTTATCGGTGGATGGGTTACAAAATATGCACTGGTATCGCTTCAGGGAGGGATTCATAATGCCGCCTCTGATACATTCTTTACAGGGTTTATCAGCAAATCAGCAGAACCTATGATCTGTGTTCTTGTTTTCCTGATCGCTACAACAGTGGTTGTTGCAGGAGGAGTCAAAGGCGGAGTAGAACGTGTCAGCACGATCATGATGCCAGTTTTGATCGTCTTGTTGATCGGAGTTTCTTTATTCTGTATCACAAGACCAGGGGCGATGGCTGGAGTTGCATATTATTTAAAACCAAGTTTAAAAGGATTTGGTCCGACAACGATCTTAGCTGCACTTGGACAGTTATTTTATTCGATGTCCCTTGCTATGGGTATTATGATCACATTCGGATCATATATGCCAAAGAAAGCTGACCTTGAGAAATCAGTCACACAGGTTGAGATTTTTGATACAGGGGTTGCTTTCCTTGCAGGACTTATGATCGTACCAGCTGTGTTTGTATTCTCAAACGGAGATTCATCCATGCTTGCAAAAGGTCCATCTTTGATGTTTGTGATGCTTCCAAAAGTATTTAACAGTATGGCTTTTTCAAGTGTTATTGCAGCAGTATTCTTTATTTTAGTGTTACTTGCAGCACTTACCTCTTCCATTTCGCTGCTTGAGACACTCGTAGCAGTTCTGATGGATAAGTTCCATATGAAACGAGGAACTGCATGTATTACAATGTTTATCATTGCTCTGTTACTAGCAGTTCCATCATCTTTAGGATTTGGAGCATGGAGCAATATTACGATTTTAGGATTTGACTTCCTTGATTTCTTTGATTTCATCAGTAACAGTGTATTAATGCCGATCGCAGCATTCTTAACATGTTTATTTGTCGGTTATATCATCAAGCCAAAAGTAATTGTTGATGAAGTTGAAAGCTCTGGGGAATTTAAGAGAAAATCACTATTCCTTATTATGGTTAAGTATATTGCACCAATCTGCATTGTTGCGATCTTAGTATTCTCAGTACTTGAAGGATTAGGATTTATTACAGTTTAATAAGAAGATATAGAAACGCACAGATGACTACTTAACATTTTGTGCGTTTCTGTTTTATTAGGAGGAAAGTATGATTACAGCAGTGATTTTTGATATGGACGGTGTGATCGCTGATTCAGAATATTTTAATGTCAAAGCAAAGCATCTCATCTTAAAACAAGCAGGTATTGAAGTTGACTGGCATTATCATGATAAGTTTTTGGGTACGACACATGAATATATGTGGACAGAGATGAAGAAAGAATTTGAAAGTCTTGATAAAGAAGTTTCATATTATATAGATCAGTGGGTTAAAACCAGAAAAGAGTTGATCAATCAGGAAGGACTAAAGCCGATGCCGGGGGTTGTTGATCTGATCCGTATATTAAAGGAAAAAGGATTTCATCTGGCAGTTGCATCGTCTTCATTGAAAGAAGATATCATGACAAATATGAATACGTTTGGGATTACAGACTGCTTTGAAGCATTTATAAGCGGTTCCGAATGTGAAAACGGAAAGCCGAATCCAGAAATCTTTCAAAAGGCGGCTGAGGCAATTGGACAGAAGGCGGCAAACTGTATCGTGGTCGAAGATTCCGAAGCAGGAGTAAAGGCAGCCAAATCTGCCAAAATGAAATGCATTGGATATGCACCAGAAGGAGCAATCAAACAAGATCTCCATCAGGCAGATACAGTGGTGAAGGAATTTTCAGATAAACTTATAGAATATATTATGGGAAATAAGTAAATAAAAAATAGACAGCGTTCTTATGAAAAAGAGCGCTGTCTATTTTTTTATAAAAACTTTCTCGTAAAAAGAGAAGATAGGACACAATATTCATTCATGCAATATAAACATCTGGACGACGTTCTGTCAACATTGTGTAATAGTCATGCTTCATTTGTTTTGCTATATCATAATCCAGAGATGCATGGATAATTCCATCTTTTTCATCATTGATCGATGCGAGAATCCTTCCTAATGGATCAAGAATTCTGGCAGCTTCTGGAAAGAATGCGTCATAACAGATAAACAAGCCGATACGACCGATCTTTGTATCAAATACTTTAAATTGATCCCCAGGTGTAAAATAATTTTTCTCGGAATCAAATAAATGAACTTTGCGATAAGTTCCAAGAAGAACACCAGTGTCATCAAGGAAAAATTGAGAATTATAAAGGATATCTTCTTCTTTTTTCAGCCATTCCATAGACGATATGAACATGAAATTCCTTAGCTAAAGCATTCATCTTTTTTATGGATGTAGAGTCAATCATGGCAGTTTCTGCCAAATCTTTAAAATTTTCACCACATTGATAACCAGTAACAGCAAGCTCAGGGAAAACGATGAGTTGAGTATCTGGATGAGATTCCATAGCTTTGCGAAGAAGCGTTTCCATATGAGAAATATTTTCCTCTTTTTGATTCATTTTTGGATAAGTTTGTATACAAACAACATTACATTTCATAATTTTTTCTCGGTCCTTTCTGAATGCTTTGTGATATATGCTCGTTTGGAACCTTGAACCAGCTAAACAATTCTTGAATTGCAAATACACTGATTACTGCAATTCCAACGGCAAACCATACATAGACAATTAGAATAAATAATTTAAATGCTGTAAAACTGATCATAAGAACCTCCTATTCTTTAGAAGCATGGACCAGATGATCTGGTTGATATGCTTTTAATTGTTCAAAATCAAAATGTTCTTTCTCGAATAGAGAGCCGATCATGATAACAACGATCGGAACACAAAGAGAAAATACATTACCTACAAAATAGTTAATATTATCATCAGGAATCATAAAGTAAGCAATGAGTCCACAGATCATACCGATAAAGATAGATGTAACGGCAACTCTTGAGGATACTTTATCCCAGATCAATCCAGCAATAAATGCAGCACATGGGGCGGCAAAAAGTAGTTTGTTGTGTTTTAAAGTGATTCCCACGTTAAGATTTCCTTTCTTAATAAATGCAAAAGGCGCTATAAACATATATCTGTTTACAACGCCTTTGTTTATGACTAGTGTAACATACAAAATCTTTTTATCACAAGATAAGAGTGAAAAGAAGTGAAGAATTTAATGAAAAAGGCAGATGAGAAACATTTTCAGGTGCTTTTTTCATGTATTTAAAAATAGTTGTTGACATGATAAATTCTATATGGTAATATAAGAAAATGTCTTAATGTGGGTTTGTCTGCCCACACTCTATGTAAAATTAAGAATAAGATTGTAAGAAAGATATAGTAAGATAGAGGGTTTCTTACAGTTGATGTAGTATATAAACCAGGTTTAGATCAAGAGGTGAAAAACGTCCATGGAAAAGAACAGAATACAGCCAATAAAATCAGGTACAGGGATGCGAATCAGCTATGCCAGACAGGATGACGTCCTTGAAGTACCAAATCTGATCGAAATTCAAAAGGATTCCTATGATTGGTTTTTAAGAGAAGGATTAGCAGAGGTATTTGAAGATATCTCCCCAATCGAAGATTACAGCGATCAGTTAAGCTTGGAATTTGTTGACTATCAATTATGTAAAGATGACGTCAAATATTCAATTGAAGAATGTAAAGAAAGAGATGCAACATACGCTGCACCTTTAAAAGTGAAAGTAAGACTTCATAATAAAGAGACTGATGAAATCAAGCAGCATGAGATTTTTATGGGCGATCTTCCTTTAATGACAGCAACAGGAACATTTATCATCAACGGAGCTGAACGTGTTATCGTCAGTCAGTTAGTGCGTTCCCCTGGAATTTATTATGGAATTGCTCATGACAAGATTGGTAAAGAGTTATACTCTTCCACAGTTATTCCAAACCGTGGTGCTTGGCTTGAATATGAAACAGATTCCAATGATGTATTCAATGTACGTGTAGACCGTACAAGAAAAGTGCCTATCACAGTTTTGATCCGTGCATTAGGTATCGGAACAAACGCAGAGATCAAAGAATTATTTGGTGAAGAACCAAAGATCCTTGCAAGTATTGAAAAAGACCCATCTGATAACTATGAAGATGGTCTGTTAGAATTATATAAGAAGATCCGTCCGGGAGAACCATTATCTGTAGATAGTGCGGAAAGCTTGATCAACAGCATGTTCTTCGATCCAAGAAGATATGATCTTGCGAAAGTTGGACGTTACAAATTCAATAAAAAATTAGCATTAAGAAATCGTATCAGTGGATTTATCTTAGCAGAAGATGTTTTAGATCCAACAACTGGAGAAGTATTAGCAGAAGCTGGAACGAATGTGGACATGGAACTTGCAGATAAGATTCAGAACGCAGCCGTAGCAAGTATTATGATCCAGACAGAAGAAGGTGCTACAAAAGTACTTTCCAACATGGAAGTAAATCTTGCTGAATATGTAGATTTCAATCCAGAAGAGATCGGTGTTCATGAAGATGTTTTCTATCCTGTATTAGAGAAGATCTTAGAAGAAGGATATGAAGGAGAAGAATTAAAAGAAGCTCTGAAGAAGAATATTCATGAATTGATTCCAAAACATATTACAAAAGAAGATATCTTAGCATCCATCAACTACAATATCCATT
The sequence above is drawn from the Anaerostipes hadrus ATCC 29173 = JCM 17467 genome and encodes:
- the rplA gene encoding 50S ribosomal protein L1, with amino-acid sequence MKKGKRYAELTKLVDRTNNYDPQEAVALVKKLANAKFDETIEAHIRLGVDGRQADQQIRGAVVLPHGTGKEVKVLVFAKDAKAEEAKAAGAEFVGAEELIPKIQKENWYDFDVVVATPDMMGVVGRLGRDLGPKGLMPNPKAGTVTMDVANAIKEIKAGKIEYRLDKSNIIHVPVGKASFTEEQLADNFQTLIDAIVKAKPAAAKGQYFRNVTITSTMGPGVKIDTTKFA
- a CDS encoding NlpC/P60 family protein translates to MGKNKVEKVMKKLCVCTLSVVIGMLSIQIMPVSAASKTGMGKITNKINKAGYNLWGGYDSPEEAATYDIDFYDSGINAGVAVGGNISLKYNDSYDYGDNLKYNWQIVNGNDHIAMEVSADQKTARITGRSIGDATVRLNIITDEGTEYQSIETKEMHIQISNPRLKNNKLATVLYNEGKVELEGNSANGQERIIYRADNNHNFYVSDDGTFYGYAKQTRKIYVYVDGICLEATVKCTDPQYRASCILKKGQKVSYKVSGASGYTPVTYKVGNTKYASVSSNGLTKGKKYGRTTLTISADNASVSFNIYILKSKVYKGVSKAQAICKTKPRYSQAKRMRKDYVDCSSFVWKSYKPYGVNFGSKSYAPTAADIAKWCGKKKKLLKLSTYNGKSDRLLPGDLIFYRKRSGKNGRYKNIDHIAMYVGNDTIVHADGSSVSYSYPWYRKVAAIARPVK
- the rplJ gene encoding 50S ribosomal protein L10, which codes for MAKVELKQPVVNEIKELLTDAQSAVLVSYRGITVEQDTAMRKELREADVEYKVYKNTMIRFAIQGTEFEALADDLKGPTAIAVSKTDATAPARILAKHAKNIEVLEMKSGVVEGTFYDKDGIQVIASIPSRDELLAKFLGSIQSPITNFARVIKQIAEKDGEGAAAE
- the rpmG gene encoding 50S ribosomal protein L33, with translation MEVEVVRTRVTLECTECKQRNYNMTKDKKTHPERMETKKYCKFCKTHTLHKETK
- the rplL gene encoding 50S ribosomal protein L7/L12; the encoded protein is MTTQEIIEVIKGLSVLELNDLVKACEEEFGVSAAAGVVVAAAGAEGGAEEKDEFDVELTEVGGAKVKVIKAVREVTGLGLKEAKELVDGAPKVIKEGASKAEAEDIKAKLEEQGAKVTLK
- the secE gene encoding preprotein translocase subunit SecE; translated protein: MEKTNKAKKPSWFKELKAEFNRIIWPTKERIAKETAVVVICAIIIGVIVAVLDVGIQYGIQALVG
- the rplK gene encoding 50S ribosomal protein L11, coding for MAKKVEGYIKLQIPAGKATPAPPVGPALGQHGVNIVQFTKEFNARTADQGDMIIPVVITVYQDRSFSFITKTPPAAVLLKKACKIQSGSGEPNRTKVATISKADLQQIAETKMKDLNAASIEAAMSMIAGTARSMGITVEE
- the nusG gene encoding transcription termination/antitermination protein NusG, whose amino-acid sequence is MAEANWYVVHTYSGYENKVKVDIEKTIENRKLQDEILEVRVPLEDVVEMRNGVKKQVSRKMFPGYVLIHMIMNDDTWYVVRNTRGVTGFVGPGSKPVPLTPAEMKPLGIQIGGEQQETPAREKIELDIEVGDMIVVTSGAWEGTTSAVTAINESKQTVTIEVEMFGRATSVEIDFLDIKKA
- a CDS encoding 2-hydroxyacid dehydrogenase; amino-acid sequence: MKLVIIEPLGVEEEKLMEIAHKALPDSVEIVSYQTKVTDTESLIERGKDADIIMVANLPLNAEVIKGCKNLKMLAVAFTGIDHIAMAACKEQGITVCNCAGYSNAAVSDLVFGLLISLYRNIISCDQVVREEGTKDGLVGFELEGKKFGVIGTGAIGTRVAKIAQAFGCEVYAYSRTVKDLPGIQFVGLEELLYNCDIISLHVPLNESTKGLIGKDEIALMKPDAVLINTARGPVVDSEALAEALNNGKIAGAAVDVFENEPPVSKDHPLLHAKNLIATPHVAFATKEALVKRAIIDFDNVKCWMEGKPVNVMN